GCGACCGCCTCGCGGTCGTCCATGAGTCCAATGGCCAACAGCGTCCAGTCACGCGCGTCGGCCGTGTACCGCACGTCGGCGCGCTCGGCGAAGCCCTCGCGCACCCGGCAGTCACCGTCGTCGATGTCGATCACCCAGACACCGCCGCCCTTGCCTGTGAGTCGCAGCTCGTAGGTGATGCGCACGCCCGCCGTGCGCTCGTCGCGCAGCAGGAAGGGCAGGGCCTCGACCACCGAGGCGGCCGTGGTCTCCTTGAACGGTCCGGCCGCGCGCATGATGTGCCGCACCCACCAGAGCGCGATCTCGCGCACCGCGGGCTCGAGCGTGCGGCCCAGGTCGGTGAGCCCGTACAGCGAGCGCCCACCCGCCGGCACCGTCTCGACCAGCCGGTTCGCGACCATCTGGCGCAAGCGCGCCGACAGGATGCGCGGCGCGATGCCCGTGCGGCTGCGCAGCTCCTGGAAGCCCCGCGGCCGGCCCAGGAGGTGCCGTACGAGCACCAGCGTCCAGCGGTCCCCGATCAGGTCGAGGCTGCGGTGGACGGGATCGAAAACGGGACCGCCTTCGGCGAGCCCATCCGCGGCCACGCGCAGCCCGGCCTCGCGGCGCGGCCGTACCCGTCGGGATCGTGGAGGGGTGGTC
This portion of the Myxococcota bacterium genome encodes:
- a CDS encoding winged helix-turn-helix transcriptional regulator produces the protein MAADGLAEGGPVFDPVHRSLDLIGDRWTLVLVRHLLGRPRGFQELRSRTGIAPRILSARLRQMVANRLVETVPAGGRSLYGLTDLGRTLEPAVREIALWWVRHIMRAAGPFKETTAASVVEALPFLLRDERTAGVRITYELRLTGKGGGVWVIDIDDGDCRVREGFAERADVRYTADARDWTLLAIGLMDDREAVAEGKLQKDGRGGSIAWYFHQPYSPKRKERGDAK